The following proteins are co-located in the Vigna unguiculata cultivar IT97K-499-35 chromosome 9, ASM411807v1, whole genome shotgun sequence genome:
- the LOC114163855 gene encoding probable methyltransferase PMT2 has protein sequence MATKGNPGDNRNNRSPMSVFIIVGLCGFFYILGLWQRSGFGKGDSIAVEITKHTDCSVLSDLNYETHHDDDFGTSDGSDIQVKEFKPCDNRYIDFTPCHDQMRAMKFPRENMAYRERHCFPDEEKLRCLIPAPRGYATPFPWPMSRDYVPYANAPYKSLTVEKAVQNWIQYEGNVFRFPGGGTQFPHGADAYIDELASAIPLDNGMVRTVLDTGCGVASFGAYLFKKNVIAMSIAPRDSHEAQVQFALERGVPAIIGVLGTIMLPFPSEAFDMAHCSRCLIQWGSNDGIYMKEVDRVLRPGGYWVLSGPPINWKMQFGAWQRPEYELEEEQRQIEETAKLLCWEKKYEKGETAIWRKQLQSGDCTERETLPTMCATTDSDDVWYKKMETCVTPSKPTGPWKPFQERLNAVPSRITSGFVPGVSVEAFEQDNRLWKKHVNAYKRINKIISSGRYRNIMDMNAGLGSFAAALESPKLWVMNVVPTIAEKANLGVIFERGLIGIYHDWCEGFSTYPRTYDLIHANGVFSLYKNGCNAEDILLEMDRILRPEGAVIFRDQADVLVKVKRIVKGMRWNTKMVDHEDGPMVSEKMLFAVKQYWVAGDNTTSSE, from the exons ATGGCTACAAAAGGGAACCCTGGGGACAATAGAAATAATAGGAGTCCAATGTCTGTTTTCATCATAGTTGGCTTGTGTGGTTTCTTCTATATATTGGGTTTGTGGCAACGGAGTGGCTTTGGAAAGGGAGATAGTATAGCTGTTGAGATTACTAAACACACAGATTGCAGTGTTCTCTCTGATCTAAACTACGAGACTCACCATGATGATGATTTTGGAACATCTGATGGTTCCGACATACAAGTCAAGGAGTTCAAGCCTTGTGATAATCGTTACATTGATTTCACGCCTTGTCACGATCAAATGCGAGCGATGAAGTTTCCTCGAGAAAATATGGCTTATAGAGAAAGGCACTGTTTTCCTGATGAAGAAAAATTGCGTTGTCTCATACCTGCCCCAAGAGGATATGCAACACCATTTCCATGGCCCATGAGTCGTGATTATGTACCATATGCAAATGCACCTTACAAGAGTTTGACAGTTGAGAAGGCTGTACAGAATTGGATACAATATGAAGGAAATGTTTTCAGGTTCCCTGGTGGTGGAACTCAATTTCCCCACGGCGCTGATGCTTACATTGATGAACTTGCATCTGCTATTCCATTGGACAATGGGATGGTTAGAACTGTATTGGATACTGGTTGTGGG GTTGCTAGTTTCGGTGCTTACCTGtttaagaaaaatgttattGCTATGTCAATTGCACCAAGGGACTCTCATGAAGCACAAGTGCAATTTGCTTTGGAAAGAGGTGTTCCAGCAATCATTGGTGTTCTTGGAACCATAATGCTTCCCTTCCCGTCCGAAGCTTTTGATATGGCACATTGTTCTCGCTGCTTGATTCAATGGGGTTCAAATG ATGGAATATACATGAAGGAAGTGGACCGGGTTCTTAGACCTGGTGGTTACTGGGTATTGTCTGGTCCTCCTATCAACTGGAAAATGCAGTTTGGTGCGTGGCAGCGTCCTGAATATGAGCTTGAGGAGGAGCAACGGCAGATTGAGGAAACTGCTAAACTTCTATGCTGggaaaagaaatatgaaaaaggtGAAACTGCGATCTGGAGAAAACAATTACAAAGTGGTGATTGCACTGAAAGAGAAACTCTACCAACCATGTGTGCTACCACAGATTCTGATGATGTCTG GTACAAGAAAATGGAAACTTGTGTAACTCCTAGTAAACCTACTGGTCCATGGAAGCCATTTCAAGAGAGACTCAACGCTGTTCCTTCAAGAATTACTAGTGGATTTGTTCCTGGTGTATCTGTGGAAGCATTTGAACAGGACAACCGATTGTGGAAGAAGCATGTGAATGCTTACAAACGGATCAACAAAATCATTAGCTCGGGGAGGTATCGAAACATAATGGACATGAATGCTGGCCTTGGAAGTTTTGCTGCTGCACTGGAATCTCCCAAATTATGGGTTATGAATGTTGTGCCCACAATTGCTGAGAAAGCTAACCTGGGTGTTATATTTGAGCGTGGATTGATTGGCATTTATCATGACTG GTGTGAAGGCTTCTCCACATATCCAAGGACATATGACCTTATCCATGCAAATGGTGTTTTCAGCTTGTACAAGAATGG ATGTAATGCAGAAGACATTCTATTGGAGATGGACCGTATACTACGGCCTGAAGGAGCAGTAATATTCCGAGATCAAGCTGATGTGCTAGTGAAGGTGAAAAGAATTGTGAAGGGAATGAGATGGAATACCAAAATGGTGGATCATGAAGATGGTCCAATGGTTTCAGAGAAGATGTTGTTTGCTGTCAAGCAGTATTGGGTTGCAGGTGACAACACCACAAGCTCAGAGTGA
- the LOC114162281 gene encoding glutathione S-transferase U9-like: MSKMAEKDKVILHGMWASPYSKRVELALNFKGIPYEYVEEDLRNKSELLLQYNPVHKKVPVLVHNGNAIAESIVILEYIDETWKHGPNLLPADSYRRAQARFWSTFIQDQLVEATFLVVKTDGEAQQKAVDQVYEKLNVLENGMKTYLAERDAKVESNFGIVEIVFSALFGCYKAHEEVLGTKFIVPEKFPVLFSWLMGIAEVEAVKKATPPHEKVVGILQLFRQSALKSSAAA; this comes from the exons ATGAGCAAAATGGCAGAGAAAGACAAGGTCATCCTACACGGGATGTGGGCCAGTCCATATTCCAAGAGGGTAGAATTGGCCCTTAATTTCAAGGGCATACCCTACGAGTATGTGGAAGAAGACCTGAGAAATAAGAGTGAATTGCTTCTTCAGTACAATCCAGTTCACAAGAAGGTTCCTGTTCTTGTTCATAATGGAAATGCCATTGCTGAGTCCATTGTGATCCTTGAATACATCGATGAAACATGGAAACATGGTCCCAACCTGCTTCCCGCCGATTCCTACAGAAGGGCCCAAGCTCGCTTCTGGTCCACTTTCATTCAGGATCAG TTGGTGGAGGCCACTTTTCTAGTAGTGAAAACTGATGGAGAAGCGCAACAGAAGGCAGTTGACCAAGTGTATGAAAAACTAAATGTGCTTGAAAATGGAATGAAGACATATCTGGCAGAACGCGATGCAAAGGTTGAAAGCAACTTTGGAATCGTGGAAATTGTGTTTTCTGCGTTATTTGGTTGTTACAAGGCTCATGAAGAAGTTCTTGGCACGAAGTTCATAGTGCCAGAAAAGTTTCCAGTGTTATTTTCTTGGTTGATGGGCATTGCAGAGGTGGAAGCAGTGAAAAAGGCAACTCCTCCACATGAAAAAGTAGTGGGAATACTTCAGCTTTTCAGGCAGTCTGCATTGAAATCTTCTGCTGCAGCCTGA
- the LOC114163405 gene encoding protein MAIN-LIKE 1-like produces MARTRGAHRGGSSSSHAEASEQEPRQRPTASVRRRGKGHHTESGPSSHGEGGSSTSHGEASPSLPVPTDIHEEQENIIQHKEVVAGQDHDVLGGFPGGPEDTSLLTGFADHVACAIWDGQDRVDMKLVSHGKKLKRFGVCHAAIQPFVQNSGLMPLCDIIYEYPDKGLILAFVERWHRETSSFHLPFGEMTVTLDDVFVLLHLPIVGELLSNEALDFDVALQCVIDLLGVERSKASSELNHCRGPYVRLSWLRDVYTECCDNEQWEFAARAYLLHLVGCTIFVNKSATSINVSYLNLFADLQSCGRFAWGAAALTHLYEQLSDASLAHTKQLAGYLTLLQSWIYEHFPGLGRKQVLDNYDEQRPRATRYVIPRLNCTLLEVRAQLDALTYDGVIWNPYVTHRVTRPLMNIALFCGFIRLGEIVHRHLPDRVLRQFGFMQHIPRSPLSIGDFSLADIDARWIRFADHVLKGLLPAVPPYSCVDGYLQWFRQVSHPYIISGNHDDRPTLVPRLRRHVPDDLPPQRRSPDSSSGLSGAIRRMISVLQRMVDCRDVTEGTVAWEHTNEALRIGRQAVEEYGSSNRGGRNVRGRRSSSG; encoded by the exons ATGGCTAGGACAAGAGGAGCTCATCGTGGTGGCTCAAGTTCTTCACATGCTGAGGCTTCTGAGCAAGAGCCTAGGCAGAGACCTACTGCATCTGTTCGTAGAAGAGGTAAGGGTCATCATACAGAGAGTGGTCCATCATCTCATGGGGAAGGTGGTTCATCAACTAGTCATGGAGAAGCTAGTCCATCATTACCAGTTCCTACTGATATTCATGAGGAGCAAGAAAATATAATTCAGCATAAGGAGGTTGTTGCCGGGCAGGACCACGATGTTTTAGGAGGATTTCCTGGAGGACCCGAGGATACATCTTTGTTGACCGGATTTGCTGATCATGTGGCATGTGCTATTTGGGATGGCCAG GACCGAGTGGACATGAAGTTAGTGTCCCATGGCAAGAAATTGAAAAGATTCGGAGTTTGTCATGCAGCTATTCAGCCATTTGTTCAAAATTCAGGGTTGATGCCACTATGTgatataatatatgaatatcCTGATAAGGGTCTGATACTAGCTTTTGTTGAGAGGTGGCATAGAGAGACCAGCAGCTTTCATCTTCCTTTTGGAGAGATGACTGTGACATTAGACGACGTCTTTGTCCTTCTCCATTTGCCTATAGTTGGAGAGCTTTTAAGCAATGAAGCATTAGACTTCGATGTTGCTCTTCAGTGTGTGATTGATCTTTTAGGCGTTGAACGGTCGAAGGCGTCATCTGAGTTGAATCATTGTCGTGGTCCTTATGTAAGACTCAGTTGGTTGAGAGACGTCTACACTGAGTGTTGTGACAATGAGCAGTGGGAGTTTGCGGCACGGGCGTATCTACTGCATCTTGTTGGGTGCACGATCTTTGTGAATAAGAGTGCTACCTCCATCAACGTCTCGTACCTCAATCTGTTTGCAGATCTGCAGTCTTGTGGAAGGTTTGCATGGGGAGCTGCTGCATTGACACATCTTTATGAGCAGCTTAGCGATGCCAGTCTTGCCCACACAAAGCAATTAGCTGGATATCTTACTCTTTTACag AGTTGGATATATGAGCATTTCCCAGGATTAGGAAGGAAGCAAGTACTGGACAACTATGATGAACAGAGACCTCGGGCGACGCGTTATGTGATACCGAGACTGAATTGTACGTTGCTTGAGGTTAGGGCACAATTGGATGCACTTACGTACGATGGGGTCATTTGGAACCCCTACGTAACACATCGGGTTACTCGTCCTCTTATGAACATCGCTCTATTCTGTGGCTTCATCCGGTTGGGAGAAATTGTGCACCGTCATCTGCCGGATCGTGTCTTGCGCCAATTTGGGTTTATGCAGCATATCCCGAGGTCTCCACTTTCTATTGGTGATTTCAGCTTAGCAGACATTGATGCTCGATGGATTCGCTTTGCGGATCATGTGTTGAAAGGTTTGCTTCCAGCTGTACCTCCTTATTCTTGTGTAGACGGCTACCTACAGTGGTTTAGACAAGTATCTCATCCGTATATTATTTCGGGTAACCATGACGATCGACCTACTTTAGTGCCCCGACTTCGACGACATGTACCAGATGATCTACCACCGCAGAGGAGATCACCCGATTCATCATCCGGCTTATCT GGTGCTATTAGACGCATGATTTCCGTCTTACAGAGGATGGTTGATTGTCGCGATGTGACTGAGGGGACAGTAGCATGGGAACACACTAATGAGGCGTTGCGGATAGGTCGTCAGGCAGTTGAAGAATATGGCAGTAGTAATAGAGGAGGTCGAAATGTGCGAGGGAGGCGGTCTAGTTCTGGATAG
- the LOC114163406 gene encoding uncharacterized protein LOC114163406, which translates to MDDLPLNFMDSQVNSSFISDFSSFINEMSDGDYTNNFTTDQIFSTRDELIQWVRGIAFHLGFVVVTIRSDKATGQPGRKTYVLLGCERGGKYRKYKSDVQPSVSGTRKCDCPFKLRGKPISNGDGWMLKVMCGYHNHDVSHTLVGHPFVGRLKSYEQSLLVDMSKSQVKLANILLTLKENSECNVTTIKQIYNARYTYKRSLRDSRTELQHLMMLLDRDNYIHWSRCLHEFEVVSDLFWTHPDSVKLLNAFNIVFLMDTTYKTNKYRLPLLEIVGVTSTGLTFSAAFAFISSERESNFTWALERFRGLFMTSEGGPQVIVSDRDLALMNAIGSVFPNCYHLLCRFHIQKNVQAKCKMLVNSVDAWDVVMEAWENVMYCEDESYFNDCVDRLRHVCISWPLFFEYVNESWIIPYKKFFVKAWTNRVMHLGNTTSNRLSFSNISSNESLPRLCIDKEIDMVVNRFSEVDIAGKVTIKQKLHEIACPAMTSMVAPTHKVKTKGAQQKKGHRSERSTKRDPSYFEQVDAFFSSHSGHSMKSDTKSKRKCKESAISMLDQFHPICHPYIVNVVDVVADGHCGYRCIAALLGMGEESWPLIRHDLFKELSQWRDEYARLVGSYDHLEELRKSLLVESQAGANMDKWMTIPDMGYTIANRYNVILVCLSSRQNITIFPLRSRPPIDSRQHKLICIGHVHDSHFVQVHLKDGCPIPMVDIISSTHCYPEARAWSAFYANRMQTFVHLMGVNSSYVDLGMD; encoded by the exons ATGGACGATCttcctttaaattttatggATTCACAAGTAAATTCGAGTTTCATCTCagatttctcttcttttataaatGAGATGAGTGATGGAGactatacaaataattttacgaCTGATCAGATATTTTCAACACGAGATGAGTTGATTCAGTGGGTTCGAGGGATAGCATTTCATCttggttttgttgttgtcacTATCAGATCTGACAAAGCTACTGGTCAACCTGGGAGGAAAACGTATGTATTGTTAGGCTGTGAAAGGGGTGgtaagtataggaagtataaATCTGATGTTCAGCCTAGTGTCTCTGGcacaagaaaatgtgattgtccATTTAAACTCAGAGGCAAACCAATCAGTAATGGAGATGGTTGGATGTTGAAGGTAATGTGTGGATATCATAACCATGATGTGTCTCATACACTAGTTGGTCACCCATTTGTTGGGAGGTTAAAATCTTATGAACAATCCTTGCTTGTTGACATGTCTAAGAGTCAAGTCAAGCTAGCAAATATTCTACTCACTCTCAAAGAAAATAGTGAGTGTAATGTCACAACAATAAAGCAAATTTATAATGCAAGATACACTTATAAACGATCGTTGAGAGATTCAAGAACTGAATTACAACACTTGATGATGTTGTTAGATCGTGATAATTACATCCATTGGAGTAGATGTCTACATGAATTTGAAGTGGTTAGTGATTTGTTTTGGACACATCCTGATTCTGTTAAATTGTTGAATGCATTTAATATCGTATTCTTGATGGACACCACCtacaaaaccaacaaatatcGATTGCCATTACTTGAGATTGTTGGGGTGACATCTACAGGGTTGACTTTCTCTGCTGCGTTTGCATTCATATCTAGTGAACGAGAATCTAATTTCACTTGGGCCCTAGAAAGATTTAGAGGATTATTCATGACCTCTGAGGGCGGTCCACAAGTAATTGTGAGCGACAGAGACCTTGCTTTGATGAATGCTATTGGTAGTGTTTTTCCTAATTGTTATCATCTCCTCTGCCGATTCcatattcaaaaaaatgtgcaaGCGAAGTGTAAAATGTTAGTAAATTCTGTTGACGCATGGGATgttgtgatggaagcatgggaaaatgttatgtattgtgaAGATGAGTCGTACTTTAATGATTGTGTTGACCGCCTTCGTCATGTTTGTATCTCATGGCCTTTATTCTTTGAGTATGTCAATGAAAGTTGGATAATTCCTTATAAAAAATTCTTTGTAAAGGCATGGACAAATCGAGTAATGCATTTAGGAAACACAACATCAAACAG ATTAAGCTTCTCAAATATTTCATCAAATGAATCGCTTCCTAGGTTATGCATAGACAAAGAAATTGATATGGTTGTCAATCGTTTCAGTGAAGTCGATATTGCAGGAAAAGTAACAATCAAACAAAAGTTACATGAAATTGCGTGTCCTGCAATGACATCAATGGTGGCTCCAACGCACAAAGTTAAAACCAAAGGTGCACAACAAAAAAAAGGTCATCGATCAGAACGGTCCACTAAGCGTGATCCATCGTACTTTGAGCAAGTCGACGCCTTCTTTTCCTCTCACAGTGGTCATTCCATGAAAAGTGACACGAAATCTAAAAGGAAATGTAAAGAAAGTGCAATTTCGATGTTAGATCAATTTCATCCTATATGTCACCCTTACATTGTGAATGTTGTTGATGTGGTTGCTGATGGCCATTGTGGGTATAGATGTATTGCTGCCTTGTTAGGAATGGGTGAGGAATCGTGGCCCCTAATCCGACATGATCTTTTTAAAGAACTTAGTCAATGGCGTGATGAATACGCAAGATTAGTAGGATCTTATGACCATCTTGAAGAACTAAGGAAGTCATTGTTAGTGGAATCGCAAGCAGGG gCTAATATGGATAAGTGGATGACTATACCTGATATGGGCTACACAATTGCTAATCGGTATAATGTTATCTTAGTCTGCTTATCATCACGGCAAAACATTACAATTTTTCCACTACGTTCCAGACCACCAATTGATTCAAGACAACATAAGCTAATATGTATAGGACATGTTCACGATTCTCATTTTGTTCAG GTTCACCTAAAAGATGGTTGTCCTATACCCATGGTAGATATCATATCATCTACACATTGTTATCCTGAGGCTCGAGCTTGGTCTGCATTTTACGCTAACAGGATGCAGACATTTGTGCACTTGATGGGTGTGAATAGTAGTTATGTAGACTTGGGCATGGACTGA